From Corynebacterium frankenforstense DSM 45800, the proteins below share one genomic window:
- the truA gene encoding tRNA pseudouridine(38-40) synthase TruA encodes MSPETGSTDHGESAGHVRLRLDIAYDGTDFHGWASQKDPQIRTVESEITDRLSLIFREPVTLTVAGRTDAGVHASGQVAHVDVPADVLGQRSIAGDPARLVPRLLKLLEADVVVRACSFAPAGFDARFSALRRHYRYRVTTAPSGALPTRARDTAVWPKPVELDRLNEAAAQLIGLNDFAAFCRPKEHATTVRELQAFTWHDVSTPAEPQLFEARVSADAFCWSMVRSLVGCCLAVGEGRREPEFARALLAETSRSSAVPVAPACGLSLVGVDYPAPDELAARAETTRTRRTVPAPPAHPGGVAAAGDGDETAR; translated from the coding sequence ATGAGCCCGGAGACGGGGAGCACCGACCACGGGGAGAGCGCCGGACACGTCCGGCTGCGCCTCGACATCGCCTACGACGGCACCGACTTCCACGGGTGGGCCAGCCAGAAGGACCCGCAGATCCGCACGGTGGAGAGCGAGATCACCGACCGGCTCTCGCTGATCTTCCGCGAGCCGGTGACCCTGACCGTCGCCGGGCGCACCGACGCCGGGGTGCACGCCTCCGGGCAGGTCGCCCACGTCGACGTGCCGGCCGACGTGCTCGGGCAGCGCTCGATCGCCGGCGACCCGGCCCGCCTGGTGCCGCGGCTGCTCAAGCTGCTCGAGGCCGACGTCGTCGTGCGAGCCTGCAGCTTCGCCCCGGCCGGCTTCGACGCCCGTTTCTCCGCGCTGCGCCGTCACTACCGCTACCGCGTGACCACCGCGCCCTCCGGGGCCCTGCCGACCCGGGCGCGCGACACGGCCGTGTGGCCCAAGCCCGTCGAGCTCGACCGGCTCAACGAGGCCGCCGCCCAGCTGATCGGCCTCAACGACTTCGCGGCCTTCTGCCGGCCCAAGGAGCACGCCACCACCGTGCGCGAGCTGCAGGCCTTCACCTGGCACGACGTGTCCACCCCGGCCGAACCGCAGCTCTTCGAGGCCCGGGTGAGCGCCGACGCCTTCTGCTGGTCGATGGTGCGCTCGCTGGTCGGCTGCTGTCTGGCGGTGGGGGAGGGCCGCCGTGAGCCCGAGTTCGCCCGCGCGCTGCTGGCCGAGACCTCCCGCAGCTCCGCCGTGCCGGTCGCCCCGGCCTGCGGGCTCAGCCTCGTCGGCGTCGACTACCCGGCCCCCGACGAACTCGCCGCCCGTGCCGAGACCACCCGCACCAGGCGCACGGTGCCCGCCCCGCCCGCGCACCCGGGCGGGGTCGCCGCCGCAGGCGACGGCGACGAGACCGCCCGGTGA
- the eccB gene encoding type VII secretion protein EccB — MSHRHDHSAARGASGGAPDGAPGRGPAPGPAPTTRAQVSGHRFLTRRLRHGLVFGDIRMIHDPLARRRRAGLIGAAAAGLVAAGAGLLAVVDPAPDPGEAAVLRAESGALFVRVDDTVHPVANLASARLIAGGPEEPAEASPDALAARPLGRPVGIPGAPGTVAEEAPSPEARWAACVAPDGAVTVALTVPRPLADAAGLIARPRADGARSGTVRDWLVTAEGRRALPEEGTPEGDRVRAALGVDQATRVWRPPTEVLAAAPELPELTAVDLDAAGASGAGGGVVELADPTDAEVCTGGPDAALSLHAARPYGAAVELPGEGTAQRFAGPGAGAFAVDTGHGVQVISDNGVRHRLPDPEAAAVLGLPEPHPGWWPVLRLLPEGAALTAEAALEVDAPARP; from the coding sequence ATGTCGCACAGGCACGACCACTCAGCCGCGCGCGGCGCATCCGGCGGCGCACCGGACGGGGCACCCGGGCGCGGGCCGGCGCCGGGACCGGCACCGACGACGCGCGCGCAGGTCTCCGGCCACCGCTTCCTCACCCGCCGCCTGCGCCACGGCCTCGTCTTCGGCGACATCCGCATGATCCACGACCCGCTGGCCCGACGCCGACGCGCCGGGCTGATCGGCGCGGCGGCCGCAGGCCTGGTCGCCGCCGGGGCGGGCCTGCTCGCCGTCGTCGACCCCGCCCCGGACCCCGGCGAGGCCGCCGTCCTGCGCGCCGAGTCCGGCGCCCTCTTCGTGCGCGTCGACGACACCGTGCACCCCGTGGCCAACCTCGCCTCCGCGCGCCTGATCGCCGGCGGCCCCGAGGAGCCCGCCGAGGCCTCCCCGGACGCGCTCGCCGCCCGCCCGCTCGGCCGGCCGGTCGGCATCCCGGGCGCGCCGGGCACCGTCGCCGAGGAGGCCCCGTCACCCGAGGCGCGCTGGGCCGCGTGCGTCGCCCCCGACGGTGCGGTCACCGTGGCCCTCACCGTGCCGCGCCCGCTTGCCGACGCCGCGGGGCTCATCGCCCGGCCGCGCGCGGACGGCGCGCGTTCCGGCACCGTGCGTGACTGGTTGGTCACCGCGGAGGGCCGCCGGGCGCTGCCGGAGGAGGGCACGCCCGAGGGAGACCGGGTGCGCGCCGCCCTCGGCGTCGACCAGGCCACCCGGGTGTGGCGCCCGCCGACGGAGGTGCTCGCCGCCGCCCCGGAGCTGCCGGAGCTGACCGCCGTCGACCTCGACGCGGCCGGCGCGTCCGGCGCGGGCGGCGGTGTGGTCGAGCTGGCCGACCCCACGGACGCGGAGGTGTGCACCGGCGGGCCGGACGCCGCGCTGAGCCTGCACGCCGCGCGGCCCTACGGCGCGGCCGTGGAGCTCCCGGGGGAGGGCACCGCGCAGCGCTTCGCCGGGCCCGGGGCGGGCGCCTTCGCCGTCGACACCGGCCACGGTGTGCAGGTCATCTCCGACAACGGGGTGCGCCACCGGTTGCCGGACCCGGAGGCGGCCGCCGTGCTCGGCCTGCCCGAGCCGCACCCGGGCTGGTGGCCGGTGCTGCGCCTGCTGCCGGAGGGCGCGGCGCTCACCGCCGAGGCCGCCCTCGAGGTCGACGCCCCGGCCCGCCCCTGA
- a CDS encoding FAD-binding protein, whose protein sequence is MGIRDAAVGLAAKATQSLALGRGVDPVNVEPVGWWAHQRGVDKLTESFRAIPAGQRARLAKKTSNLFRGRSGDAAGLDVSGLHGVIAVDPVAKTADVQGMCTYEDLVDATLPHGLVPMVVPQLKTITLGGAVSGMGVESTCFRNGLPHESVTEMDILTGTGEIVTCSPERNVDLYRGFPNSYGSLGYAVRLRVLLEDAPAAVELRHVRFHDPDTFAAALGTAAETAEYEGVRVDYLDAVVFSPEELYLVLGTASEEEGPVSDYTRERVYYRSIQHPEGVLRDRLAFRDYLWRWDIDWFWCSRAFGAQDPTVRRLWPRSLRRSSFYWKLVGLDRRFDIEHRLTRARTGEPHRERVVQDVEVTTDRLAEWLRWFFDSCDIQPMWLCPIRLRAGSEKLVGTGELTAAADAPWPLYPLKPGTTWINAGFWSAVPGDLMGPDAGEGAFNRAIEAKVHELGGHKSLYSEAFYTREQFEALYGGELPARLKGVFDPDGRFPGLYEKTVEGA, encoded by the coding sequence ATGGGTATTCGCGATGCGGCCGTCGGGCTGGCGGCCAAGGCCACTCAGTCGCTTGCGCTCGGGCGCGGGGTCGACCCCGTCAACGTGGAACCTGTGGGCTGGTGGGCGCACCAACGCGGCGTCGACAAGCTCACGGAGAGTTTCCGCGCGATCCCCGCAGGCCAGCGCGCCCGGCTGGCGAAGAAGACCTCGAACCTCTTCCGCGGCCGCTCCGGCGACGCCGCGGGCCTGGACGTCTCCGGGCTGCACGGGGTCATCGCCGTCGACCCGGTGGCCAAGACCGCCGACGTGCAGGGCATGTGCACCTACGAGGACCTCGTCGACGCCACCTTGCCGCACGGCCTGGTGCCGATGGTCGTCCCGCAGCTGAAGACCATCACCCTCGGCGGGGCGGTCAGCGGCATGGGTGTGGAGTCGACCTGCTTCCGCAACGGGCTGCCCCACGAGTCGGTCACCGAGATGGACATCCTCACCGGCACCGGTGAGATCGTCACCTGCTCGCCGGAGCGCAACGTCGACCTCTACCGCGGCTTCCCCAACTCCTACGGTTCGCTGGGCTACGCGGTGCGCCTGCGCGTGCTGCTCGAGGACGCCCCGGCCGCCGTCGAGCTGCGCCACGTGCGCTTCCACGACCCCGACACCTTCGCCGCCGCGCTCGGCACCGCCGCCGAGACGGCCGAGTACGAGGGCGTCCGCGTCGACTACCTGGACGCGGTGGTCTTCTCCCCGGAGGAGCTCTACCTGGTGCTCGGCACCGCCTCCGAGGAGGAGGGGCCGGTCAGCGACTACACCCGCGAGCGGGTCTACTACCGCTCCATCCAGCACCCCGAGGGTGTGCTGCGCGACCGGCTGGCCTTCCGCGACTACCTGTGGCGCTGGGACATCGACTGGTTCTGGTGCTCGCGGGCCTTCGGCGCGCAGGACCCGACGGTGCGCCGCCTGTGGCCGCGCAGCCTGCGCCGCTCGAGCTTCTACTGGAAGCTGGTCGGCCTGGACCGCCGCTTCGACATCGAGCACCGGCTGACCCGGGCGCGCACCGGCGAGCCGCACCGTGAGCGGGTGGTCCAGGACGTCGAGGTGACCACCGACCGGCTCGCCGAGTGGCTGCGCTGGTTCTTCGACTCCTGCGACATCCAGCCGATGTGGCTGTGCCCGATCCGGCTGCGCGCCGGCTCCGAGAAGCTGGTCGGCACCGGCGAGCTGACCGCCGCAGCCGACGCGCCCTGGCCGCTCTACCCGCTCAAGCCCGGCACCACCTGGATCAACGCCGGCTTCTGGTCGGCGGTGCCCGGCGACCTGATGGGCCCGGACGCCGGCGAGGGCGCCTTCAACCGCGCGATCGAGGCGAAGGTCCACGAGCTCGGCGGGCACAAGTCGCTGTACTCGGAGGCCTTCTACACCCGCGAGCAGTTCGAGGCGCTCTACGGCGGCGAACTTCCCGCCCGGCTCAAGGGCGTCTTCGACCCGGACGGGCGCTTCCCCGGCCTCTACGAGAAGACCGTCGAGGGCGCCTGA
- a CDS encoding SAM-dependent methyltransferase, which produces MTASSEKDSTMTVGEIIDKLVEAPNPFRWEAFDGSTAGPADAKYTVRILSPEGLSYIATSPGDVGFARAWVTGGMEVEGEHLAHPYGIFDTLRDLYGQFRKPSAGELLKIYAELRRMGALQIQPLPEVERSSFLERSLRQGLSRHSKERDADVISAHYDVGNEFYELFLGDTMTYTCAYYPSEDAGLDDAQINKYRLVFEKLRLKEGDRLLDIGCGWGGMARYAARRGVHVIAVTLSQEQAEWGRAAVEADGLGDLAEIRYQDYRDVPESDFDAVSSIGLLEHVGVKNYADYFEFLSGKLRPGGLMLNHCITYPDNHKTRKGEFIDRYIFPDGELTGSGTVVRKMQDHGFEVLHEENLRFDYMRTLRDWCENLKANWDRAVDLVGLPTAKLWGMYMAGSEWGFEHNVVQLHQVLGVKLDENGSRCGVPERMWWRP; this is translated from the coding sequence ATGACCGCCTCCTCCGAGAAGGACTCCACGATGACCGTCGGTGAGATCATCGACAAGCTCGTCGAGGCGCCGAACCCCTTCCGATGGGAGGCCTTCGACGGTTCGACCGCCGGCCCCGCCGACGCGAAGTACACGGTGCGCATCCTCAGCCCGGAGGGTCTGTCCTACATCGCGACCAGCCCCGGCGACGTCGGCTTCGCCCGCGCCTGGGTCACCGGCGGCATGGAGGTCGAGGGCGAGCACCTGGCCCACCCCTACGGCATCTTCGACACCCTGCGTGACCTCTACGGGCAGTTCCGCAAGCCCTCGGCCGGCGAGCTGCTCAAGATCTACGCCGAGCTGCGCAGGATGGGCGCGCTGCAGATCCAGCCGCTGCCCGAGGTCGAGCGCTCCTCCTTCCTCGAGCGTTCTCTGCGCCAGGGCCTGTCGCGCCACTCCAAGGAGCGCGACGCGGACGTCATCTCCGCCCACTACGACGTGGGCAACGAGTTCTACGAGCTCTTCCTCGGCGACACGATGACCTACACCTGCGCCTACTACCCGAGCGAGGACGCCGGCCTCGACGACGCGCAGATCAACAAGTACCGCCTCGTCTTCGAGAAGCTGCGCCTCAAGGAGGGCGACCGCCTGCTCGACATCGGCTGCGGCTGGGGCGGGATGGCCCGCTACGCCGCGCGCCGGGGCGTGCACGTCATCGCCGTGACGCTCTCCCAGGAGCAGGCCGAGTGGGGCCGCGCCGCCGTGGAGGCCGACGGCCTGGGCGACCTCGCCGAGATCCGCTACCAGGACTACCGCGACGTGCCCGAGTCCGACTTCGACGCCGTCAGCTCCATCGGGCTGCTCGAGCACGTCGGCGTGAAGAACTACGCGGACTACTTCGAGTTCCTCTCCGGCAAGCTGCGCCCGGGCGGGCTGATGCTCAACCACTGCATCACCTACCCGGACAACCACAAGACCCGCAAGGGCGAGTTCATCGACCGCTACATCTTCCCGGACGGCGAGCTGACCGGCTCCGGCACCGTGGTGCGCAAGATGCAGGACCACGGCTTCGAGGTGCTCCACGAGGAGAACCTGCGCTTCGACTACATGCGCACGCTGCGTGACTGGTGCGAGAACCTCAAGGCCAACTGGGACCGCGCCGTCGACCTGGTGGGGCTGCCCACCGCGAAGCTGTGGGGGATGTACATGGCCGGCTCCGAGTGGGGTTTCGAGCACAACGTCGTGCAGCTGCACCAGGTGCTCGGCGTCAAGCTCGACGAGAACGGCTCGCGCTGCGGGGTGCCCGAGCGCATGTGGTGGCGCCCCTGA